The Methanobacterium formicicum genome includes a region encoding these proteins:
- the grpE gene encoding nucleotide exchange factor GrpE — translation MTDKKDVDQMKDDLNELESEIQKKNDEIKEKEEEIKTKDEKIEQYHEQLLRLQADFDNFKKRTDKELSEQIHYANEKLIVKILDSYEDLERALKSGKSNDLHEGVQMIHQNLKKILEGEGLEEIPAQGEKFDPYQHEALMAEAHDDFENGEVIEELCKGYKLNSKVIKYSKVKVCKK, via the coding sequence ATGACTGATAAAAAAGACGTTGACCAGATGAAGGATGATCTGAATGAGTTAGAGTCAGAGATCCAGAAAAAAAATGATGAAATCAAGGAGAAGGAAGAGGAAATAAAAACCAAGGATGAAAAAATAGAACAATACCATGAACAGCTTTTAAGGCTTCAGGCCGATTTTGATAACTTCAAAAAACGAACCGATAAAGAACTAAGTGAACAAATCCATTATGCCAATGAAAAACTCATTGTCAAGATACTGGACTCCTACGAGGATTTGGAAAGGGCCCTTAAATCTGGCAAATCCAATGATCTCCACGAAGGGGTGCAGATGATCCACCAGAACCTGAAAAAGATCCTGGAAGGAGAAGGTCTGGAAGAGATCCCGGCCCAGGGAGAGAAATTCGACCCCTACCAGCACGAAGCACTCATGGCTGAGGCTCATGATGACTTTGAGAATGGAGAAGTTATTGAAGAGCTTTGTAAAGGTTATAAATTAAATTCTAAGGTTATAAAGTATTCTAAAGTTAAAGTTTGCAAGAAATAA
- a CDS encoding ArsR/SmtB family transcription factor: MDLELLLDVMGCKTRRDILDLLRDEPRFVSQISRELEIGQKAIIEHLRAMEEAGLLSSNFQKIERGRPRKYYDISHDVEFQIFISQGTIRVKAPGHEFQELQMLEERARMGEDVSPELENLIKNYDEAKKHAELLLKQVDARKRALKVRSLNLPVMFEDESSDEKP; encoded by the coding sequence ATGGATTTAGAGCTATTACTGGATGTCATGGGCTGCAAAACCCGCCGGGACATACTGGACCTTCTAAGGGATGAGCCACGTTTTGTCAGCCAGATATCTCGGGAACTGGAAATTGGTCAGAAGGCCATAATTGAACACCTGCGGGCCATGGAAGAAGCAGGCCTTTTAAGCTCAAATTTTCAGAAAATAGAGCGTGGAAGACCTCGGAAATATTACGACATTTCCCATGATGTGGAGTTCCAGATATTCATTAGCCAGGGTACCATACGGGTGAAAGCCCCGGGGCATGAATTCCAGGAACTGCAGATGCTGGAAGAAAGGGCCAGAATGGGTGAAGATGTTTCACCTGAACTGGAAAACCTCATCAAAAACTATGACGAAGCCAAAAAACATGCAGAACTCCTGTTAAAACAGGTGGATGCCCGGAAACGGGCGTTGAAGGTACGTTCCCTTAACCTGCCAGTCATGTTTGAGGATGAATCATCGGATGAGAAACCTTAA
- the hypF gene encoding carbamoyltransferase HypF, which yields MKKARILVQGIVQGVGFRPNVYRIAKALGINGYVRNLGNVVEIVVQGNEEDIETFTHDLKLKKPPIAKIDSLDMEWMENDQPELEGFQILESSANFSGSSVIPPDVATCDRCLEEVMKAGDRRHQYPFTACTDCGPRFTVISSIPYDRQRTSMEEFPLCPDCLEEYQDPEDRRYHAEATCCPVCGPEVFLYQEGRVESDNPLKEAARLLDEGHILAMKGIGGTHLVASTLEDEAVLNLRRRLGRMNQPFACMSPDVATIQSFAEVADYEEEALLSRNRPIVILKKNQDYYLSPTVAPDLHNLGVMLPYSALHHLLFTYTDTPAYIMTSANMPGEPMLTHNPEIISKLEGVADYFLLHNREIINRCDDSVVRFRGGDMAFIRRSRGYVPEPYDLSSISTDLNVLALGPEIDVTFSLLKEGRCYVSQHIGDTTKYETFLYLQKAIEYMMGITQTDDIDAVACDLHPQFFTTKLAHDLGERFNCPVLPVQHHHAHAAALSLDWGVDEFICIAADGVGYGADGGAWGGEILHYHGAEYERLASLIPQKMPGGDLTTRYPARMMMAMLQPYYSPDELRDLMKTHYPDYFPHGAKEVDVVANQLEKNFNLTESTSTGRVLDALSACLQICGERTYEGECAMKLESTAYQGDDTFEIPLKISHYNGRDVLDTSQLLLSVLERKLEGEPVADLACSAQKAVSRGLADLATRAARKNGLNTIGGSGGVFYNEAISMTIKEVVEDAGYTFIQHKNSCAGDGSVSLGQAAVAALKYGKKFKTE from the coding sequence TTGAAAAAAGCACGAATACTTGTCCAGGGAATAGTGCAGGGAGTGGGATTCCGCCCCAATGTTTACCGAATAGCTAAAGCACTGGGAATTAATGGGTACGTGCGGAACCTGGGTAACGTGGTTGAAATAGTTGTGCAGGGAAATGAAGAAGATATTGAAACCTTCACCCACGACCTTAAACTAAAAAAACCACCCATTGCCAAAATTGATTCACTGGATATGGAGTGGATGGAAAATGACCAGCCAGAGTTGGAAGGTTTCCAGATCCTGGAAAGTTCCGCCAATTTTTCCGGATCATCGGTGATCCCCCCCGATGTGGCCACCTGTGACCGCTGCCTGGAAGAAGTTATGAAGGCCGGTGACCGTCGTCACCAGTATCCCTTCACGGCCTGCACTGATTGTGGGCCTCGCTTTACAGTTATCAGTTCCATTCCCTACGATCGCCAGCGAACATCCATGGAAGAATTTCCTCTGTGTCCAGATTGCCTAGAGGAATATCAGGACCCGGAAGACCGACGTTACCATGCTGAAGCCACCTGCTGCCCGGTATGCGGGCCAGAAGTTTTTCTCTACCAGGAAGGTAGAGTTGAATCAGATAATCCCCTTAAGGAAGCGGCCCGACTTCTGGATGAAGGGCACATTCTGGCCATGAAAGGTATTGGAGGCACCCACCTGGTGGCCAGTACCCTGGAAGATGAAGCCGTCCTAAACTTGCGCAGGAGACTGGGCCGGATGAACCAGCCCTTTGCCTGCATGTCCCCGGATGTGGCCACCATCCAAAGCTTTGCTGAGGTGGCAGACTATGAGGAAGAAGCCCTTTTATCCCGAAACAGACCCATTGTTATCCTTAAAAAGAATCAGGATTACTATTTATCCCCCACTGTTGCCCCGGATCTCCATAACCTGGGGGTTATGCTCCCCTACTCTGCCCTGCACCATCTTCTTTTCACCTACACCGATACACCAGCCTACATCATGACCTCGGCCAACATGCCCGGGGAACCCATGCTCACCCATAACCCGGAGATAATCAGTAAACTGGAGGGAGTGGCTGATTATTTCCTCCTCCACAATCGTGAAATCATTAATCGTTGCGATGACAGTGTGGTACGCTTCCGTGGTGGCGATATGGCATTTATCAGACGTTCCCGGGGTTACGTTCCGGAACCCTACGATCTTTCCAGTATAAGCACTGATCTGAATGTTCTGGCCCTGGGTCCAGAGATTGATGTGACTTTTTCCCTGCTTAAAGAAGGCAGATGTTACGTTTCCCAGCATATAGGGGATACCACCAAGTACGAGACTTTCCTCTATCTCCAGAAGGCAATCGAGTACATGATGGGAATCACTCAGACGGATGATATTGATGCGGTGGCCTGTGATCTTCATCCCCAGTTTTTTACCACCAAATTGGCCCATGATCTGGGTGAAAGGTTTAACTGCCCTGTGCTGCCGGTACAACACCACCATGCCCATGCTGCAGCATTATCCCTGGATTGGGGAGTGGATGAGTTTATCTGCATTGCTGCCGACGGTGTGGGCTACGGTGCAGATGGCGGTGCCTGGGGTGGGGAGATACTCCATTACCACGGAGCAGAATACGAGAGACTGGCCAGTTTAATTCCTCAAAAGATGCCAGGAGGAGATTTAACCACGCGCTATCCTGCCCGGATGATGATGGCCATGCTCCAACCATATTACAGTCCAGACGAACTCCGGGATCTCATGAAAACCCATTACCCAGATTACTTCCCCCACGGAGCAAAGGAAGTGGACGTGGTGGCCAACCAGCTGGAGAAAAACTTCAACCTCACTGAAAGCACCAGCACCGGCCGGGTTCTTGACGCACTATCAGCCTGTCTCCAGATATGTGGGGAAAGGACCTATGAAGGAGAATGCGCCATGAAACTGGAATCAACTGCCTATCAGGGTGATGATACCTTCGAAATACCCCTTAAAATTTCACATTACAATGGAAGAGATGTTCTGGACACTTCCCAGCTACTTTTATCTGTTTTGGAAAGGAAACTGGAGGGGGAACCAGTTGCCGATCTGGCCTGTTCCGCACAAAAGGCAGTTTCCCGGGGTCTGGCTGATCTGGCCACCCGGGCCGCACGTAAAAATGGCTTAAATACAATAGGGGGTTCGGGAGGAGTTTTCTACAACGAAGCGATCAGTATGACCATTAAAGAAGTTGTGGAAGATGCCGGTTACACTTTTATTCAGCATAAAAATAGTTGTGCTGGTGATGGTTCGGTTTCCCTGGGGCAGGCTGCAGTGGCTGCTTTAAAATATGGGAAAAAATTTAAAACGGAATAA
- the larB gene encoding nickel pincer cofactor biosynthesis protein LarB, producing the protein MKKILQNLINGDISVEEAEKMLKTMQIVELEDFAKLDTGRDLRTGFPEAIFAEGKEEPELIKIIEECAKRGRVLITRLEETKYNTIKEKISNLQNDGYEFEYNRKARILLIKDGEIEKQGKIGIITAGTSDVPVAEEARVVAEEAGCEVLTSYDVGVAGIHRLFHQIRRMIEEDVKALIVVAGMEGALPSVVAGLVDVPVIGVPTSVGYGVGAGGFTALNAMLQSCAPGIAVVNIDNGFGAAVFASTIVKQIDRKGQ; encoded by the coding sequence ATGAAAAAAATACTCCAAAATCTAATCAACGGTGATATATCAGTGGAAGAAGCTGAAAAAATGCTTAAAACCATGCAAATTGTTGAATTGGAGGATTTTGCTAAATTAGATACTGGTCGTGATCTTCGCACTGGATTCCCGGAGGCGATTTTTGCAGAAGGTAAAGAGGAACCAGAGCTAATTAAGATCATTGAAGAATGTGCAAAAAGGGGCAGAGTACTCATAACCCGATTGGAAGAAACTAAATACAATACTATTAAAGAAAAAATCTCTAATCTCCAAAATGATGGTTATGAGTTTGAATACAACCGAAAAGCCCGGATTTTGCTCATTAAAGATGGGGAGATTGAAAAGCAGGGTAAGATCGGAATCATTACCGCCGGCACTTCTGACGTACCCGTGGCTGAAGAGGCCAGGGTAGTGGCCGAAGAAGCAGGTTGTGAAGTTCTAACATCCTATGATGTGGGTGTGGCTGGAATTCACCGTTTATTCCATCAAATCCGACGGATGATAGAAGAAGATGTAAAGGCCCTAATTGTGGTGGCCGGAATGGAAGGCGCTTTACCCTCAGTGGTTGCGGGATTAGTGGATGTCCCGGTAATTGGGGTACCCACATCGGTAGGTTATGGTGTTGGAGCTGGAGGATTTACAGCATTAAATGCTATGTTACAGTCATGTGCTCCGGGGATAGCTGTGGTAAACATAGACAACGGTTTTGGAGCAGCGGTATTTGCCTCCACTATTGTTAAGCAAATAGACAGGAAGGGGCAGTAA
- a CDS encoding phosphatase PAP2 family protein yields MKIDNPSPSNSGLKLFDLGTSKKLFLILCTAILWIATLIAYFIPDFNYWLVASFNTLRTDPLFAGFWYYYTKYMLYVIGIPLSILYLVSFKLNNLKPYRIVFLLAIMTSAIGTPLVDPVMKDLFAVPRPWVLYPDINSLYYVNGFSFPSGHSFQAFAGTLPLIICFLTSDDTFKRNGKTVTLAIILLIFAITLAFSRLFAGVHFLSDVLFGIGFAVILTVILASILQWLLDTGRLNLKNEKWYALIFIMMVFLNLVLIT; encoded by the coding sequence ATGAAAATAGACAACCCCTCCCCATCAAACTCTGGATTAAAGCTATTTGATCTGGGAACCAGTAAAAAATTATTTTTAATTTTATGCACGGCTATTTTATGGATAGCTACCCTAATTGCCTATTTCATTCCAGACTTCAATTACTGGTTAGTGGCCAGTTTTAACACACTGCGTACTGATCCCTTATTTGCCGGGTTCTGGTATTACTACACCAAATACATGCTGTACGTTATTGGAATACCCCTTTCCATCCTATATTTAGTCTCATTCAAACTTAATAATCTAAAACCTTACAGAATAGTATTTTTACTGGCCATAATGACCAGTGCCATTGGCACTCCCCTGGTGGACCCCGTCATGAAAGATCTATTCGCCGTTCCACGTCCGTGGGTACTTTATCCTGACATAAATAGTTTATATTATGTAAACGGGTTTTCTTTTCCCTCAGGACACTCTTTTCAAGCATTTGCTGGTACATTACCCCTTATAATATGTTTTTTGACCAGTGATGACACTTTTAAAAGAAACGGGAAAACCGTGACTTTGGCTATTATCTTACTGATTTTTGCCATTACCCTGGCTTTTAGCCGTTTGTTTGCAGGTGTGCATTTCCTTTCAGATGTATTATTCGGAATTGGCTTTGCAGTTATTTTAACCGTTATTTTAGCCAGCATATTGCAATGGTTACTGGATACAGGGAGATTAAACCTTAAAAATGAAAAATGGTACGCTTTAATATTTATTATGATGGTGTTCCTTAACCTGGTGCTCATCACCTAA
- a CDS encoding winged helix-turn-helix transcriptional regulator yields MAVNGDKGDYICSVEAAVNEIGGKWKSLVLCSLKDGKLRFGEINNKLPEISQRMLTKTLRELEKDRIINRKVYPEVPPRVEYSLTAKGESVLPILDSLCDWGKKYCEYNEN; encoded by the coding sequence ATGGCTGTTAACGGAGACAAAGGGGATTATATCTGTTCCGTAGAAGCTGCCGTAAATGAAATCGGTGGCAAATGGAAATCATTAGTATTATGTTCCCTAAAAGATGGTAAATTGAGATTTGGTGAAATTAACAATAAATTACCAGAAATAAGTCAGCGCATGCTCACCAAAACCCTGCGTGAATTGGAAAAAGACCGTATAATCAACAGAAAAGTGTACCCTGAAGTTCCTCCCAGGGTTGAATACTCCTTAACTGCCAAAGGAGAGTCTGTACTACCTATTTTGGATTCATTATGTGATTGGGGAAAGAAATACTGTGAATACAATGAAAACTAG
- a CDS encoding nitroreductase family protein, translated as MDVFEAVTQRKSIRKYKDKEIEKEKLIKVLESARIAPSASNRQEWKFIVVKDEDTRSRLVSAAHYQKFVGQAPVTIVACSTESERIMPCGQHAYTVDLSIAVSFMMLEATELGLGTCWLGAFDEEAVKEILGIPSDIRVPAMFTLGYADENPVARPRKALKDIVSHEKYE; from the coding sequence ATGGATGTTTTCGAAGCAGTTACCCAGAGGAAAAGCATTAGAAAATATAAAGATAAGGAAATTGAGAAGGAAAAACTCATAAAAGTATTGGAATCGGCTAGAATAGCTCCATCAGCTTCTAATCGCCAGGAATGGAAATTTATCGTGGTGAAGGATGAGGATACCCGAAGTAGATTGGTAAGTGCAGCCCATTACCAGAAATTTGTGGGACAAGCACCAGTTACCATTGTGGCCTGTTCAACAGAATCTGAAAGGATCATGCCCTGTGGTCAGCACGCCTACACCGTTGACCTGTCTATTGCTGTGTCTTTCATGATGCTGGAAGCCACAGAACTTGGCCTGGGAACCTGCTGGTTAGGTGCCTTTGATGAGGAGGCGGTTAAGGAGATTCTGGGCATTCCCTCAGATATTAGAGTTCCGGCCATGTTCACCTTGGGATATGCCGATGAAAATCCGGTAGCCCGGCCCCGTAAAGCCCTGAAGGACATTGTATCCCATGAAAAATATGAATAG
- a CDS encoding 4Fe-4S double cluster binding domain-containing protein translates to MIETNSTLPLDNKIRERVLDEGADFYGVADLAAVRDFIQDQGGEEVASYPRAISIGIRIMDSIVDQLPHRHEKGVAVNYHHHGYDIINRRLDLLASSLSSLVQSEGFRALPLPASERYDDERICALLSHKLAAHLAGHGWIGKSCLLITPKFGPRVRWITILTDAPLEITGSPRDEHCGECTDCVDICPVSAFTGVPFSEEDPREVRYDAAKCEQYLNSGEEWSVCGMCVYICPHGLRKKG, encoded by the coding sequence TTGATTGAAACAAATAGTACCCTGCCTTTAGATAATAAAATCAGAGAACGAGTCCTTGATGAGGGGGCTGATTTTTATGGAGTGGCTGATCTAGCAGCAGTCAGGGACTTCATCCAGGATCAGGGAGGGGAAGAGGTGGCATCCTATCCACGGGCTATCTCCATAGGAATAAGGATAATGGACAGTATTGTAGACCAGCTTCCCCATCGCCATGAAAAGGGAGTGGCAGTTAACTATCACCACCATGGTTACGACATAATCAACCGGCGGCTGGATCTATTAGCCTCCAGTTTAAGCAGCCTGGTCCAAAGTGAGGGTTTCCGCGCCCTGCCCTTACCGGCATCGGAACGTTACGACGATGAACGGATATGTGCCCTGTTGTCCCATAAATTAGCCGCCCACTTGGCGGGGCACGGTTGGATTGGTAAAAGTTGCCTTCTGATTACTCCTAAATTTGGGCCACGGGTACGATGGATAACCATACTCACTGATGCCCCCCTAGAGATAACTGGTAGTCCCCGGGATGAGCACTGTGGTGAATGCACAGATTGTGTAGACATTTGCCCGGTTTCTGCCTTCACGGGTGTGCCCTTTTCTGAGGAAGATCCGCGTGAAGTGCGATATGACGCCGCCAAATGTGAACAGTACCTCAACTCAGGGGAAGAATGGTCAGTCTGCGGTATGTGTGTTTATATCTGTCCCCATGGATTACGTAAGAAAGGATAA